A DNA window from Lagenorhynchus albirostris chromosome 5, mLagAlb1.1, whole genome shotgun sequence contains the following coding sequences:
- the CAPN7 gene encoding calpain-7 isoform X3: protein MDSAALERDAVQFARLAVQRDHEGRYSEAVFYYKEAAQALIYAEMAGSSLEHIQEKINEYLERVQALHSAVQSKSADPLKSKHQLDLERAHFLVTQAFDEDEKGNVEDAIELYTEAVDLCLKTSYETADKTLQNKLKQLARQALDRAEALSEPLTKPSCKIKATNIKPKPPPVRAHFPLGTNPFLERPQPFISPQSCDAQGQRYTAEEIEVLRTTSKINGMEYVPFMSIDLRERFAYPMPFCDRCGKLPLSPKQKATFSKWVRPEDLTNNPTMIYTVSSFSIKQTIVSDCSFVASLAISAAYERRFNKKLITSIIYPQNKDGEPEYNPCGKYMVKLHLNGVPRKVIIDDQLPVDHKGELLCSYSNNKSELWVSLIEKAYMKVMGGYDFPGSNSNIDLHALTGWIPERIAMHSDSQTFSKDNSFRMLYQRFHKGDVLITASTGVMTEAEGERWGLVPTHAYAVLDIREFKGLRFIQLKNPWSHLRWKGRYSENDVKNWTPELQKCLNFDPRTAQKIDNGIFWISWDDLCQYYDVIYLSWNPGLFKESTCIHRMISQIIENLSQWLYTRLMGKKFITQVYSACSFTFSKIPSPYTISKQINGKWSGQSAGGCGNFQETHKNNPIYQFHIEKTGPLLIELRGPRQYSVGFEVVTVSVVGDPGPHGFQRKSSGDYRCGFCYLELENIPAGIYNIIPSTFLPKQEGPFFLDFNSIIPIKTTQLQ from the exons TTCAGTCAAAGAGTGCGGATCCTTTGAAATCAAAACATCAGTTGGACTTAGAGCGTGCCCATTTCCTCGTTACACAAGCTTTTGATGAAGATGAAAAAGGGAATGTTGAAGATGCTATAGAACTGTATACAGAAGCTGTAGATCTCTGTCTGAAAACC tCTTATGAAACCGCTGATAAAACTCTGCAAAACAAACTGAAGCAGTTGGCACGACAGGCACTAGACAG AGCAGAAGCATTGAGTGAGCCTTTAACAAAGCCATCATGCAAAATCAAGGCAACGAATATTAAACCAAAGCCACCTCCAGTGAGAGCACATTTTCCACTAGGAACTAATCCCTTCCTTGAAAGACCTCAGCCATTTATAAGTCCACAGTCATGTGATGCACAAGGGCAGAGATACACAGCAGAAGAAATAGAAGTTCTCAG GACAACGTCAAAAATAAATGGTATGGAATATGTTCCTTTCATGAGCATTGATCTGAGGGAACGTTTTGCTTACCCAATGCCTTTCTG TGATAGATGTGGCAAGCTACCATTATCACCTAAACAAAAAGCTACATTTTCTAAATGGGTACGACCAGAAGACCTCACCAACAATCCTACAATGATTTATACTGTGTCTAGTTTCAGCATAAAGCag ACAATAGTATCAGATTGTTCGTTTGTGGCATCACTGGCTATCAGTGCAGCTTATGAAAGACGATTTAATAAGAAGTTGATTACCag CATAATTTACCCTCAGAATAAGGATGGTGAGCCAGAGTACAACCCATGTGGAAAGTATATGGTAAAACTTCACCTCAATGGTGTCCCTAGAAAG gtgATAATTGATGACCAGTTACCTGTGGATCATAAGGGAGAATTGCTGTGTTCTTACTCTAACAACAAAagtgaattatgggtttctctcATAGAAAAAGCATACATGAAAGTCATGGGAGGATATGATTTCCCAGGATCTAATTCA AATATTGATCTTCATGCACTGACTGGATGGATACCAGAAAGGATCGCCATGCATTCAGACAGCCAGACTTTCAGTAAGGATAATTCTTTCCGAATGCTTTATCAAAG GTTTCACAAAGGGGACGTCCTCATCACCGCATCCACTGGAGTGATGACTGAAGCTGAAGGCGAGAGGTGGGGCCTGGTTCCCACACACGCATACGCCGTGTTGGACATCAGAGAGTTCAAG GGGCTGCGATTTATCCAACTGAAAAATCCTTGGAGTCATTTACGTTGGAAAGGAAGATATAGTGAAAACGATGTAAAAAACTGGACCCCAGAGTTGCAAAAGTGTTTAAACTTTGATCCTCGAACAGCTCAGAAAATAGACAATG GAATATTTTGGATCTCATGGGATGATCTCTGCCAGTATTATGATGTGATTTATTTGAGTTGGAATCCAggtctttttaaagaatcaacaTGTATTCACAG GATGATTTCGCAAATAATCGAGAATTTATCACAATGGTTGTATACAAGACTGATGGGAAAAAAGTTTATTACCCAG gtATACTCAGCATGCAGCTTTACTTTTTCAAAGATTCCTTCACCATATACCATATCAAAGCAG ATTAATGGAAAGTGGAGTGGTCAGAGTGCCGGAGGATGTGGAAATTTCCAAGAGACTCACAAAAATAACCCCATTTACCAATTCCATATAGAGAAGACTGGGCCACTACTGATCGAGCTAAGAGGACCAAG GCAATATAGTGTTGGATTTGAAGTTGTAACAGTTTCTGTGGTGGGAGACCCTGGTCCCCATGGCTTTCAGAGGAAATCTAGTGGTGACTACAG GTGTGGGTTTTGCTACCTGGAACTAGAAAATATACCTGCTGGGATCTACAATATCATTCCCAGTACTTTTTTGCCTAAACAAGAAGGACCGTTTTTCTTGGACTTTAATAGTATTATCCCCATCAAGACAACACAACTGCAGTGA
- the CAPN7 gene encoding calpain-7 isoform X1: MDSAALERDAVQFARLAVQRDHEGRYSEAVFYYKEAAQALIYAEMAGSSLEHIQEKINEYLERVQALHSAVQSKSADPLKSKHQLDLERAHFLVTQAFDEDEKGNVEDAIELYTEAVDLCLKTSYETADKTLQNKLKQLARQALDRAEALSEPLTKPSCKIKATNIKPKPPPVRAHFPLGTNPFLERPQPFISPQSCDAQGQRYTAEEIEVLRTTSKINGMEYVPFMSIDLRERFAYPMPFCDRCGKLPLSPKQKATFSKWVRPEDLTNNPTMIYTVSSFSIKQTIVSDCSFVASLAISAAYERRFNKKLITSIIYPQNKDGEPEYNPCGKYMVKLHLNGVPRKVIIDDQLPVDHKGELLCSYSNNKSELWVSLIEKAYMKVMGGYDFPGSNSNIDLHALTGWIPERIAMHSDSQTFSKDNSFRMLYQRFHKGDVLITASTGVMTEAEGERWGLVPTHAYAVLDIREFKGLRFIQLKNPWSHLRWKGRYSENDVKNWTPELQKCLNFDPRTAQKIDNGIFWISWDDLCQYYDVIYLSWNPGLFKESTCIHSTWDAKQGPVKDAYSLANNPQYKLEVQCPQGGAAVWVLLSRHITDKDDFANNREFITMVVYKTDGKKVYYPADPPPYIDGIRINSPHYLTKIKLTTPGTHTFTLVVSQYEKQNTIHYTVRVYSACSFTFSKIPSPYTISKQINGKWSGQSAGGCGNFQETHKNNPIYQFHIEKTGPLLIELRGPRQYSVGFEVVTVSVVGDPGPHGFQRKSSGDYRCGFCYLELENIPAGIYNIIPSTFLPKQEGPFFLDFNSIIPIKTTQLQ, translated from the exons TTCAGTCAAAGAGTGCGGATCCTTTGAAATCAAAACATCAGTTGGACTTAGAGCGTGCCCATTTCCTCGTTACACAAGCTTTTGATGAAGATGAAAAAGGGAATGTTGAAGATGCTATAGAACTGTATACAGAAGCTGTAGATCTCTGTCTGAAAACC tCTTATGAAACCGCTGATAAAACTCTGCAAAACAAACTGAAGCAGTTGGCACGACAGGCACTAGACAG AGCAGAAGCATTGAGTGAGCCTTTAACAAAGCCATCATGCAAAATCAAGGCAACGAATATTAAACCAAAGCCACCTCCAGTGAGAGCACATTTTCCACTAGGAACTAATCCCTTCCTTGAAAGACCTCAGCCATTTATAAGTCCACAGTCATGTGATGCACAAGGGCAGAGATACACAGCAGAAGAAATAGAAGTTCTCAG GACAACGTCAAAAATAAATGGTATGGAATATGTTCCTTTCATGAGCATTGATCTGAGGGAACGTTTTGCTTACCCAATGCCTTTCTG TGATAGATGTGGCAAGCTACCATTATCACCTAAACAAAAAGCTACATTTTCTAAATGGGTACGACCAGAAGACCTCACCAACAATCCTACAATGATTTATACTGTGTCTAGTTTCAGCATAAAGCag ACAATAGTATCAGATTGTTCGTTTGTGGCATCACTGGCTATCAGTGCAGCTTATGAAAGACGATTTAATAAGAAGTTGATTACCag CATAATTTACCCTCAGAATAAGGATGGTGAGCCAGAGTACAACCCATGTGGAAAGTATATGGTAAAACTTCACCTCAATGGTGTCCCTAGAAAG gtgATAATTGATGACCAGTTACCTGTGGATCATAAGGGAGAATTGCTGTGTTCTTACTCTAACAACAAAagtgaattatgggtttctctcATAGAAAAAGCATACATGAAAGTCATGGGAGGATATGATTTCCCAGGATCTAATTCA AATATTGATCTTCATGCACTGACTGGATGGATACCAGAAAGGATCGCCATGCATTCAGACAGCCAGACTTTCAGTAAGGATAATTCTTTCCGAATGCTTTATCAAAG GTTTCACAAAGGGGACGTCCTCATCACCGCATCCACTGGAGTGATGACTGAAGCTGAAGGCGAGAGGTGGGGCCTGGTTCCCACACACGCATACGCCGTGTTGGACATCAGAGAGTTCAAG GGGCTGCGATTTATCCAACTGAAAAATCCTTGGAGTCATTTACGTTGGAAAGGAAGATATAGTGAAAACGATGTAAAAAACTGGACCCCAGAGTTGCAAAAGTGTTTAAACTTTGATCCTCGAACAGCTCAGAAAATAGACAATG GAATATTTTGGATCTCATGGGATGATCTCTGCCAGTATTATGATGTGATTTATTTGAGTTGGAATCCAggtctttttaaagaatcaacaTGTATTCACAG CACTTGGGATGCTAAGCAAGGACCTGTGAAAGATGCCTATAGCCTGGCCAACAATCCCCAGTACAAGTTGGAGGTGCAGTGTCCACAAGGGGGCGCTGCGGTTTGGGTTTTGCTTAGTAGACACATAACAGACAAG GATGATTTCGCAAATAATCGAGAATTTATCACAATGGTTGTATACAAGACTGATGGGAAAAAAGTTTATTACCCAG CTGACCCACCTCCGTACATTGATGGGATTCGAATTAACAGCCCTCATTATTTAACTAAGATAAAGCTAACCACACCTGGGACCCATACCTTTACATTAGTGGTTTCTCAGTATGAAAAACAGAACACAATCCATTACACAGTCCGG gtATACTCAGCATGCAGCTTTACTTTTTCAAAGATTCCTTCACCATATACCATATCAAAGCAG ATTAATGGAAAGTGGAGTGGTCAGAGTGCCGGAGGATGTGGAAATTTCCAAGAGACTCACAAAAATAACCCCATTTACCAATTCCATATAGAGAAGACTGGGCCACTACTGATCGAGCTAAGAGGACCAAG GCAATATAGTGTTGGATTTGAAGTTGTAACAGTTTCTGTGGTGGGAGACCCTGGTCCCCATGGCTTTCAGAGGAAATCTAGTGGTGACTACAG GTGTGGGTTTTGCTACCTGGAACTAGAAAATATACCTGCTGGGATCTACAATATCATTCCCAGTACTTTTTTGCCTAAACAAGAAGGACCGTTTTTCTTGGACTTTAATAGTATTATCCCCATCAAGACAACACAACTGCAGTGA